In one Cronobacter dublinensis subsp. dublinensis LMG 23823 genomic region, the following are encoded:
- the fadJ gene encoding fatty acid oxidation complex subunit alpha FadJ: MESTSAFTLQMRPDNVAVVTIDVPGEKMNTLKAAFARDVRAIVKTLRENRDLAGVVFISAKPDNFIAGADINMIAHCKSAQEAEALASQGQQIMAEIRALPVHVVAAIHGACLGGGLELALACHSRVCTDDPKTLLGLPEVQLGLLPGSGGTQRLPRLIGVSTALEMILAGKQLRARQALKAGLVDDVVPHTILLEAAAALAKKGRPAPRRLPVRERVLAGPLGRALLFRMVSQKTHQKTHGNYPAAQRIIDVVRTGLEQGSASGYQAEARAFGELAMTPESAALRGLFFATTELKKETGSGVAPRALHSVGVLGGGLMGGGIAYVTATKARLPVRIKDISEKGINHALKYSWDLLEKKVRRRHLRASERDAQMALISAGTDYRGFHQRDIVVEAVFEELTLKQKMVAEIEASTAPYTIFASNTSSLPIGDIAAGAARPEQVIGLHYFSPVDKMPLVEVIPHAGTSPETIATTVLLAKKQGKTPIVVADCAGFYVNRILAPYINEAMRCLMEGESIEKIDDALVKRGFPVGPIQLLDEVGIDVGTKIMPVLERAYGPRFSAPDEAVAAILNDDRKGRKNGRGFYLYPAKGRKSKKQVDPAVYGLIGVKPGGKLSGEEIAERCVMMMLNEAARCLDEGVVRSARDGDIGAVFGIGFPPFLGGPYRYMDTLGAAQVVATLTRLSTRYGERFTPCDRLLRMAQTAQTFWPTGNPQAEIAV; this comes from the coding sequence ATGGAATCGACATCCGCATTCACTTTACAGATGCGCCCGGACAACGTGGCGGTAGTCACTATCGACGTGCCGGGCGAGAAAATGAACACGCTCAAGGCGGCGTTCGCCCGCGACGTGCGCGCGATTGTCAAAACGCTGCGTGAAAACCGCGATCTCGCGGGCGTGGTGTTTATCTCCGCTAAGCCCGATAACTTTATTGCGGGCGCAGATATCAACATGATTGCGCACTGCAAAAGCGCGCAGGAGGCCGAAGCGCTGGCAAGCCAGGGTCAGCAGATCATGGCGGAGATCCGCGCGCTGCCGGTGCATGTCGTGGCGGCTATCCACGGCGCGTGCCTGGGCGGCGGGCTTGAGCTGGCGCTCGCCTGCCACAGCCGCGTCTGTACCGATGACCCTAAAACCCTGCTCGGGCTGCCGGAAGTGCAGTTAGGGCTGCTGCCGGGCTCCGGCGGCACGCAGCGGCTGCCGCGCCTTATCGGCGTCAGCACCGCGCTTGAGATGATCCTGGCCGGCAAACAGTTGCGTGCGCGTCAGGCGCTGAAAGCCGGGCTGGTGGATGACGTGGTGCCGCACACCATTTTGCTGGAGGCCGCCGCGGCGCTTGCTAAAAAAGGCCGTCCCGCGCCGCGTCGTTTGCCGGTGCGTGAGCGCGTGCTGGCAGGCCCGCTCGGTCGCGCGCTGCTGTTTCGTATGGTCAGCCAGAAGACTCATCAGAAAACGCACGGCAACTACCCGGCGGCGCAGCGCATTATCGATGTGGTGCGCACCGGGCTTGAGCAGGGGAGCGCCAGCGGCTATCAGGCCGAGGCGCGCGCCTTTGGCGAACTGGCGATGACGCCGGAATCAGCGGCGCTGCGCGGTCTCTTTTTCGCTACTACTGAGCTTAAAAAAGAGACCGGCAGCGGCGTGGCGCCGCGCGCGCTGCATTCGGTCGGCGTGCTGGGCGGCGGGCTGATGGGCGGCGGAATTGCGTATGTGACCGCCACCAAAGCCCGTTTGCCAGTGCGTATTAAAGACATCAGCGAAAAGGGCATTAACCACGCCCTGAAATACAGCTGGGATCTGCTGGAGAAAAAGGTGCGCCGTCGTCACCTGCGCGCCAGCGAGCGCGACGCTCAGATGGCGCTGATTTCGGCTGGCACCGATTATCGCGGGTTCCACCAGCGCGATATCGTCGTGGAAGCCGTTTTCGAAGAGTTAACCCTGAAGCAGAAGATGGTGGCGGAGATCGAGGCAAGTACCGCGCCGTACACTATTTTCGCGTCTAACACGTCCTCGTTGCCTATCGGCGATATCGCCGCCGGGGCCGCGCGCCCGGAGCAGGTGATTGGGCTGCATTATTTCAGCCCGGTCGACAAAATGCCGCTGGTGGAAGTGATCCCCCATGCGGGCACCAGCCCGGAAACCATTGCCACGACCGTGCTGCTTGCGAAAAAGCAGGGTAAAACGCCGATCGTGGTAGCCGACTGCGCCGGGTTTTACGTCAACCGCATCCTGGCACCGTACATTAACGAGGCGATGCGCTGCCTGATGGAAGGGGAGAGCATTGAGAAAATCGACGACGCGCTGGTGAAAAGGGGATTCCCGGTCGGCCCTATCCAGTTGCTGGATGAAGTCGGCATTGATGTTGGCACCAAAATTATGCCTGTGCTGGAGCGCGCTTACGGGCCGCGATTCAGCGCGCCCGATGAAGCCGTTGCAGCAATTTTGAACGACGATCGCAAAGGCAGAAAAAATGGTCGCGGTTTCTATCTTTATCCAGCGAAAGGGCGTAAAAGCAAAAAACAGGTTGACCCTGCGGTTTACGGGCTTATTGGCGTAAAACCGGGCGGTAAACTGAGCGGCGAAGAGATAGCCGAGCGCTGCGTCATGATGATGCTGAACGAGGCGGCGCGGTGTCTTGATGAGGGTGTGGTGCGCTCGGCGCGCGACGGCGATATCGGCGCCGTTTTCGGCATCGGTTTCCCTCCGTTCCTGGGCGGTCCGTACCGTTATATGGACACGCTCGGCGCGGCGCAGGTGGTGGCGACGCTCACCCGTCTTTCCACCCGTTATGGAGAGCGTTTTACCCCGTGCGACAGGCTGTTGCGCATGGCGCAGACCGCGCAAACTTTCTGGCCCACGGGGAACCCGCAGGCTGAAATCGCGGTCTGA
- the sixA gene encoding phosphohistidine phosphatase SixA: MQVFIMRHGDAALDAASDSVRPLTACGCDESRQMATWLKGQKVDIERVLVSPFLRAEQTLDVVKEAMSLPVKTEVLPELTPCGDIGLVSDYLHVLARDGVSAVMVISHLPLVGYLVAELCPGETPPMFSTSAIACVTIEGDNDKGVFNWQMSPCNLKMAKAI, encoded by the coding sequence ATGCAAGTTTTTATCATGCGTCACGGCGACGCAGCACTCGATGCCGCCAGTGATTCGGTTCGTCCTCTGACCGCGTGCGGTTGTGACGAATCCCGTCAAATGGCGACCTGGTTAAAAGGTCAAAAGGTGGATATCGAACGTGTTCTGGTGAGCCCTTTCCTGCGAGCCGAACAGACACTGGACGTCGTGAAAGAGGCCATGAGCCTGCCTGTCAAAACCGAAGTCCTGCCGGAGCTCACGCCTTGCGGCGATATCGGCCTGGTGAGCGACTACCTCCATGTCCTGGCCCGTGACGGCGTCAGCGCGGTGATGGTTATCTCCCACCTGCCGCTGGTGGGGTATCTGGTGGCGGAACTCTGCCCTGGCGAAACGCCGCCGATGTTCTCGACCTCCGCTATCGCCTGCGTGACGATTGAAGGCGATAACGACAAGGGCGTGTTTAACTGGCAGATGAGCCCCTGCAATCTGAAAATGGCGAAAGCGATTTAA
- the smrB gene encoding endonuclease SmrB, translating to MKKKPSLSEEEKSLFRALMSGTRELKQDTIVHPPARKKLREVPPKRLLQEQVDASHYFSDEFQPLLNSDGPMRYVRPGVDHFELKKLRRGDYSPELFLDLHGLTQMQAKQELGALIAACRREHVFCACVMHGHGKHILKQQTPLWLAQHPHVMAFHQAPKEYGGDAALLVLIEVEEWQPPQLP from the coding sequence ATGAAAAAGAAGCCATCGCTGAGTGAGGAAGAAAAGTCGCTGTTTCGCGCGCTGATGAGCGGAACGCGGGAGCTGAAACAGGACACCATTGTGCACCCGCCCGCGCGTAAAAAACTGCGTGAGGTGCCGCCTAAGCGCCTGTTGCAGGAGCAGGTGGACGCCAGCCACTACTTTTCCGATGAGTTCCAGCCGCTTCTGAACAGCGACGGGCCGATGCGCTATGTACGCCCCGGCGTCGACCATTTCGAGCTGAAAAAACTGCGCCGCGGCGATTACTCGCCCGAGCTGTTCCTCGATCTCCACGGCTTAACGCAGATGCAGGCCAAGCAGGAGCTGGGAGCGCTGATTGCCGCCTGTCGCCGCGAGCATGTCTTCTGTGCCTGCGTGATGCACGGCCACGGTAAACATATTCTCAAACAGCAGACGCCGCTGTGGCTGGCCCAGCATCCACACGTGATGGCGTTTCATCAGGCGCCGAAAGAGTATGGCGGCGACGCCGCGCTGCTGGTGTTGATTGAAGTGGAAGAGTGGCAGCCGCCGCAGTTGCCTTAA
- the prmB gene encoding 50S ribosomal protein L3 N(5)-glutamine methyltransferase — protein sequence MDKIFVDEAVSELHTIQDMLRWAVSRFSAAGIWYGHGTDNPWDEAVQLVLPSLYLPLDIPEDMRTARLTSSERHRIVERVIRRVNERIPVAYLTNKAWFCGHEFYVDERVLVPRSPIGELINNRFAGLIDHEPQHILDMCTGSGCIAIACAYAFPNAEVDAVDISGDALAVTEHNIEEHGLIHHVTPIRSDLFRDLPKVQYDIIVTNPPYVDEEDMSDLPNEYRHEPELGLAAGSDGLKLARRILACSPDYLTDNGILICEVGNSMVHLMEQYPDVPFTWLEFDNGGDGVFMLTKAQLISAREHFSIYKD from the coding sequence GTGGATAAAATTTTCGTCGATGAGGCAGTCAGTGAACTGCATACCATTCAGGATATGTTGCGTTGGGCGGTGAGCCGTTTCAGCGCGGCGGGCATCTGGTATGGTCACGGCACGGACAACCCCTGGGATGAAGCGGTGCAACTGGTGCTGCCGTCGCTCTACCTGCCGCTGGATATTCCGGAAGATATGCGTACCGCGCGTCTGACCTCCAGCGAGCGTCACCGCATCGTCGAGCGGGTGATCCGCCGCGTCAACGAGCGTATTCCGGTGGCGTACCTCACCAATAAAGCCTGGTTCTGCGGCCACGAGTTTTACGTCGACGAGCGCGTACTGGTGCCGCGCTCGCCCATCGGCGAGCTTATCAACAACCGTTTCGCCGGGCTTATTGACCATGAACCGCAGCACATCCTGGATATGTGCACCGGCAGCGGCTGTATCGCCATCGCCTGCGCGTACGCCTTCCCGAACGCCGAAGTTGACGCGGTAGATATCTCCGGCGACGCGCTGGCCGTCACCGAGCACAACATTGAAGAGCACGGGCTTATCCATCATGTGACGCCGATCCGCTCGGATCTCTTCCGTGACCTGCCGAAAGTACAGTACGACATTATCGTGACCAATCCGCCGTATGTGGATGAAGAAGATATGTCCGACCTGCCGAACGAATATCGCCACGAACCAGAGCTCGGTCTCGCGGCTGGCAGCGACGGACTGAAGCTCGCGCGCCGCATTCTCGCCTGCTCGCCGGACTACCTGACCGACAACGGCATTCTGATTTGTGAAGTCGGTAACAGCATGGTACATCTGATGGAGCAGTACCCGGACGTACCGTTTACCTGGCTTGAGTTCGACAACGGCGGCGACGGCGTCTTTATGCTGACCAAAGCACAGCTCATCAGCGCACGCGAACACTTCAGCATCTACAAAGATTAA